In the genome of Chiroxiphia lanceolata isolate bChiLan1 chromosome 29, bChiLan1.pri, whole genome shotgun sequence, one region contains:
- the LOC116799712 gene encoding scale keratin-like has protein sequence MSCYELCPPKASVAVPKPSVAVPQPIAESCNELCARQCPDSTAFIQPPPVVVTFPGPILSSFPQQAVVGSAGAPAFGGSLGLGGLYGQGATQASGGLCTFPTACAAPACSPWLLPRYSRKIC, from the coding sequence ATGTCCTGCTACGAGCTGTGCCCCCCCAAAGCCAGCGTGGCTGTGCCCAAGCCCAGCgtggctgtgccccagcccaTCGCCGAGAGCTGCAACGAGCTGTGCGCCCGCCAGTGCCCCGACTCCACGGCCTTCATCCAGCCGCCCCCCGTGGTGGTCACCTTCCCCGgccccatcctcagctccttcccccagcaaGCCGTGGTGGGCTCCGCCGGAGCCCCCGCCTTTgggggctccctggggctggggggcctcTACGGCCAAGGGGCCACCCAGGCCTCGGGGGGCCTCTGCACCTTTCCCACAGCCTGCGCTGCTCCCGCCTGCAGCCCTTGGCTCCTGCCCCGCTACTCCAGGAAAATCTGCTAA
- the LOC116799688 gene encoding scale keratin-like, which yields MSCYELCPPKASVAVPKPSVAVPQPIAESCNELCARQCPDSTAFIQPPPVVVTFPGPILSSFPQQAVVGSAGAPAFGGSLGLGGLYGQGATQASGGLCTFPTACAAPACSPWLLPRYSRKIWDTCGPC from the coding sequence ATGTCCTGCTACGAGCTGTGCCCCCCCAAAGCCAGCGTGGCTGTGCCCAAGCCCAGCgtggctgtgccccagcccaTCGCCGAGAGCTGCAACGAGCTGTGCGCCCGCCAGTGCCCCGACTCCACGGCCTTCATCCAGCCGCCCCCCGTGGTGGTCACCTTCCCCGgccccatcctcagctccttcccccagcaaGCCGTGGTGGGCTCCGCCGGAGCCCCCGCCTTTgggggctccctggggctggggggcctcTACGGCCAAGGGGCCACCCAGGCCTCGGGGGGCCTCTGCACCTTTCCCACAGCCTGCGCTGCTCCCGCCTGCAGCCCTTGGCTCCTGCCCCGCTACTCCAGGAAAATCTGGGACACCTGCGGGCCCTGCTAG